A region of the Chloroflexota bacterium genome:
AGGGTTGCGTGCAACGATTTCAGATTCCTCACTGCGTTCGGAATGACAAAGACAGCGCGGAATGACAACATTAGGGATTTGTGGAATCGTCTCGTGGATTCAGGACTTTAGGGCTGTGCATAATTCGTCATTTTCCCCTTCCTAACCTTCCCCCAAAGGGGGAAGGGACATAAGGAACGGCAATTATGCCCACCTCAACGAGACTTTCGCCGCGAACGGTAGTGAAACGTGCCTGACCACCTAGAAGGAAACGCTATCAGGCGCTGCTTGACTAATGCATTATGATTGCATTTTAGAGTCCACTGATAGGCGAAGAACAATAACACTATTAGGCAAAACACAAGATTAGGAGCATCTCAATGACACTCGACGGCAAGGTGGCGCTGATTACTGGTTCGGGCAGGAATATCGGGCGGGCTACGGCGCTGGAGTTGGCGCGGCGCGGGGCTAATGTGGTCGTGAATGCGCGCTCGAATCGTGCGGAGGCGGATGGCGTGGTCGCGGAGATCGAGGCGCTGGGCGGCTCGGCAATTGCCGCAATCGCGGATGTGGGCGTCAAGGAGGAGGTCGATGCGATGGTGGGGGACGCGCTCGCGACGTTCGGTCGCGTGGACATTCTTATCAATAACGCCGGCCTGCGCGCCGCCGATTCCATCACCGACATGACTCTCGAACAATGGCGCGCGGTGATGGCGGTGAACCTGGACGGGCCGTTCTTCTGCTCGCAGGCGGTCATTCCGGGGATGATGGAGCGCGGCTGGGGACGGATAATCAATGTGTCCGGGCTGAACGCGTTCAAGGGCAGAGCGGAGTGGGCGCATGTATGCGCGTCCAAGATGGGCGCGCTAGGTCTGACGCGCGCGCTTGCCGAAGAGCTCGCGGAGCACGGTATCCTCGTCAACCATATCGTGCCGGGTGCTTTCGACACGACACCTCCACCGGGCAACGCTAACCCCTTTGCCGGACCGCCCGCCACACGCGCCGTCGGTATTCCGGTCGGCAGGCTCGGTTTCCCGCAGGAAATCGCGACGACTTGCGCATTTCTTGCGTCGGACGACGCATCGTTCATCACGGGGCAGACGATTCATGTGAATGGCGGGGCGCTGGCTTATTAGGTCGATTTATGGCATTTGGGGTTGCGTGGCGTTGGCTTTGCCTCTTTCCTAGCCTTCCCACTAGGAGGAAAGACGATTTCACAAATGCAATTTATACCTGTCATTTCGAGCAAAGCGAGAAAACTAAAGTCGGAAACAGGCTTGCATACAACGATTCAGATTCCTCACTGCGTTCGGAATGACATGGGAGTTGGTTCGGAATGACAAAGACAACGCGGGATGACAAAGACAACGCGGAATGACAACATTAGGGACTTGTGAAGTCGTCTCGGGGAAGGGGCTATTTGGGCGGCTGCGCCAATGGCAATCTGCGGCGTGGTATAATTAGCGTATAGAGCGAGTACCAAGTGCCGGAGGTCGCGCGCTGCTAGTCAGAGTTAAGCTGTTCGCAAGCTACAAGGAAAAGGCGGGTACGGCGGACATCGAAATGAGCCTGCCAACGGGCGCCACAGTGTCTGATGCGGCGAGCGAATTGCTGCGCTTGCATCCCGCTATTGCCGGAGACAAGTCGCGCCTGATGATTGCGGTGAACGAAGAGTACCAAGAGCACGACTACCCGCTAAGCGAGAACGACGAAGTGGCATTCATTCCGCCCGTAAGCGGCGGCGCGCTGCCGTAGCGCTTCCAATTCTCGGTTAATTCTTCTGTGCTAGTCTTTCCGAAACTGATTCGGCGCGTGTCAGATTGCGCGCGCACAACGGTGAACTAATGATTACCATTACCAACGAAACTCTCTGCCCGGATGCGATAACCGACAGCGTTAAGAGCGACAGCAACGGCGCGGTCGTAACATTCCTCGGCTCGACGCGCGATTCAACTGCCGCGCGCAAGGTGCAGTACCTCGAATACGAGGCATATCGCCCGATGGCGGACAACCAACTCGCTCGAATAATCGATGAGATTCGCGAGCGTTGGGGCATCTCCCATGTGGCGATAGCGCACCGGCTCGGCAGGATTGAAATCGGCGACCTCAGCCTTGTGGTTGCCATCGCGTCGCCGCATCGCAAGGAAGCGTTCGAGGCGAGCGCCTACGCGATCGACCGCATCAAGCAGATTGTGCCAATCTGGAAGAAGGAATTCTTCGAGGGCGGCGAAGTGTGGGTCGGTAGCCAAGAGGACGAGGTTGCCAAGCAGGCCGATGCGGTGGCGGCAAGCGGTTAGTTTGGCGCCTGGGCGGTAGCCTAAGCAGCTGTTGATTGTTACGCAAATCACAATCATTAATGTTGCCAATACTATGCTACGTCTGTTATATTAATTCATTAACTAGAGTGGAGGGATCGCATAGAGGTCTAGTGCGGCCGCCTGCTAAGCGGTTAGGGTTGAAAAGGCCCTCATGGGTTCGAATCCCATTCCCTCCGCCATCTATTATTTTTTTACCCTGATTTTGAGAAAACTTTCACAAATGGATGGATACTACATTTGGACTGTCGGCTGCCAGATGAACAAGGCAGATTCCGAGCGCCTAGAAAGCGCACTCGGACAGATGGGATTGGAGCCACGCCAATCGCCTAAAGAAGCCGATGTCATCGTTCTCAATAGCTGCGTTGTGCGCCAGAGCGCCGAAGATCGCGTAGTGGGCATGATGACGAGCCTCAAGCCGCTGAAGCATCGTAAGCAAGACAAGGTTCTCGCGCTGATGGGTTGTATGGTCGGACCCAATACCGACGACCTGCAAAAGCGTTTCCCGTATGTCGATGTGTTCATGCAGCCGCAGCAGTTCCAGCCGCTGATAGACCTGCTTGGCGAGCGAATGGACTTGGACACCGACGGCTGCATCGGACCGCTAGTAGCTCGTCCCGATGTGGCGACTTACATTCCCATTATCCATGGCTGCGACAAGTTCTGCACTTTCTGCATCATCCCATATCGGCGGGGCAGAGAAGTCAGCCGTCCGGTCGCGGAGATTGTGCTCGAATCTGAAATGCTGGTCAAGCGCGGCGTAAAAGAAGTTACGCTGCTTGGGCAGAATGTAGATTCCTACGGACATGATCTGCCCGAGGACAACGACTTAGGCGACCTGCTTGGCGCGGTCAACGATGTGTCCGGCATTGAGCGCGTGCGCTTTCTCACCTCGCACCCGAACGATATGAGCGACCATATCATTGATTCGGTCGCCGGGCTGGACAAGGTTTGCGAGCATATCAACCTGCCGTTCCAAGCGGGCGACGATAAGGTACTCGCCGATATGCGGCGCGGCTATACGAACGACGAATATCGCCGCCTCATCGACAAGATTCGCGAGCGCATACCCAATGTATCGCTGAGTACGGATGTTATCGTGGGCTTTTGCGGCGAATCGGATGCGCAGTTCGACGAGACGCTTTCGCTCATCGAAGACATTAAGTTCGACAAGGTTCACGCGGCGGCGTATTCCAACCGCCCCGGCACAATCGCCGAGCGCAAGCTGGTGGACGATGTGCCGCAGGACGAGAAGAAACTGCGATTGAAGGCGATCGAAATTCTGCAAGAGCGCATCGCCACCGAGATAAACGCCGAGCTGCTGGGACGCCGCTTCGATGTGCTTGTGGAGGGGCGCAAGCGGGGCAAGTGGTTTGGGCGCAATCGCAACGACAAACTGGTTTTCATCAACGACGGAGATACATACTCTGACCTTGCCGGGAAGACGGTCAATGTGAAGATAGACAAGACAGCTCCCTGGTCATTGCAGGGGACGATAGCGCACTAACGCCGCTGTGCGGTCGTGCGCGTCTGGAGGGATTATCGTTATGGTTGTCAAGCAACGAATTCCGACGATACCCATTACTGAAATCGAGCAGTCCGCGTTCTGTCAGACGGACGACGAGCTGCAAGCGAAGACACTTGAGGACGAGTTCAGCGCCGGTGTTCGCTGGCAAAAGCTGCCGGTGAGTTATATGCGAATGTCGCCGGATGAGCTTGACGTGCGTATCGCCGACGCAAGGGCGAAGCTGGGCGACAGGGCTGTCATCCTGGGGCATCACTACCAGCGCGACGAAATAATCAAGTATGCTGACTATCGCGGTGATTCGTTCAACCTTTCGCAGTTCGCAGCCACGCAGAAAAATGCGGAGAGCATCATCTTTTGCGGCGTGCATTTCATGGCGGAGACGGCGGACATACTCAGCGCGCCGTATCAGCGGGTTATACTGCCGAACTTGACCGCCGGCTGCTCCATGGCAGACATGGCACGAATCGATGATGTGCTGGACTGCTGGGACGACCTGTACGACGAACTTGGCGACGATGGCGACATTATCCCCATCACCTACATGAATTCCACCGCCGCGATCAAAGCGCACTGCGGACGCAACGGCGGCATCGTCTGTACATCGTCCAACGCGCCTGCCACCTTCGAGTGGGCATTAGAGCGCGGCAGCCGTATCCTCTTCTTGCCGGACCAGCATCTTGGTAGGAACACCGGCTTGAAGATGGGCATCGGACTGGACGAAATGGTGGTCTGGAATCCGTTCAAGCCACTGGGTGGCAACACCGTCGAAGACCTTCGCGGAGCGCGGCTCATTCTTTGGCAGGGGCATTGCTCGGTACATACGCGCTTTACCGTGCAGCAGATTGAGCAGGCTCGCGCGACGCACCCGGATGTCCATGTGGTCGTGCATCCGGAATGCACGATGGATGTCGTGCAGGCTGCGGACTCCAACGGCTCGACAGAGTACATCAAGCGGACGGTGGCGGACGCCGCGCCGGGCAGCGTTATCGGCATAGGAACCGAAATCAGCATGGTCAATCGCCTCGCCGCCGAAAATCCGGACAAGACGATATTCTGCCTAGACTCGGTTGTCTGCCCGTGCTCCACGATGTATCGCATCCATCCGGCTTATCTCAGTTGGGTGCTTGACGGACTGAACGAAGGCGTGGTCGTGAACCAAATCAGCGTTGACGACGATACCGCAGAGCAGGCGCGCATCTCGCTGGACAGGATGCTATCGGTCGTATAGCGGCTGCGTTTAACTACCTATTCAACACTGCTATTCAAGCCAAGTAAATGACCCGTCTTGGGCAGACGATATTGCGCCAAGATGGGTCTGTTCGTAGATGAAGGCAGCGAGGAACACGGCATTGTTTCACATGACACTGGAAACGGAGGCGCTGATAGACAGAGCGCTATCCGAAGACCTATCCATAGGCGACCCGACAACCGACATCCTGATTCCGCCGGATATGCAGGGCAGGGCGTCGTTTGTCGCGAAGGAAGACGGCGTTCTCGCGGGCTTGGATATCGCGCTAGCCGTTTTTCGGCGATTCGATCGCTCCCTTGCGGTCACCGCCAATGTCAGCGACGGGGAGCGCCTGTCATCGGGCGACCTGATTGCCACCGTCGATGGCAGGATGAATCCACTGCTCAAGGCGGAGCGAACATCGCTGAACTTCATTCGCAGGCTGTCCGGCATTGCGACTGAGACTTCCGCCTATGTGCGCGAAGTCTATGGCTACGATGTGCGAATCGTGGACACGCGCAAGACGACTCCGGGCTTGCGCGCGCTTGAGAAATACGCCGTGCGGGTCGGCGGCGGATACAATCACCGGCAAAATCTCGGCGATGGCATTCTCATCAAGGACAATCATATCGCGGCGCTGCGCGATCTCGGCATGAACCTTGGCGATGTGGTGCGTAAGGCGAACAGCGAGAAGTCGCACACGATAAATGTCGAAGTCGAAGTCGAAGACCTTGCGCAAGTGGAAGAGGCGCTGGACGCAGGCGCGAAAATCCTGCTGCTGGACAACATGGCGCCGGAGGATATGGCGCTCGCCGTGCGGATGTCAGAGGGCAGGGCGGTTACCGAAGCGTCGGGCAACATCACGCTCCGAACGGTGCGCGCCGCCGCTGCGTCGGGCGTCGATCTCATATCCGTGGGCGCGCTTACGCACTCCGCCAAAGACCTCGACATCAGCCTAGATTTCGCATCGTGAGCGGCTGACATTGGCTAGGCTATTCGTTGGCTTACTCGCGCTTGTTCTGCTACTCGCCTGCGCCGCCGTAATCGCGGCAGTGCGCCCGGTTACGGAACCCGGCGTCGATCTCATCGCCTTCGTCAGCACGGACGGCGAAGTGATGACGATGCGTCCCAACGGCTTGCAAGTCAACACTATCAGCCCCGATGTCGATGGGTTTTTCACCTGGCCTACATGGTCTCCTGATGCGAACACGCTTGTGTATTCCGGTGCCGTGGAAAACGACGGCGCATTGCAGCTGAACCTGTACGCATCGGACATCTCGGGCGGCGCGGAGAGGGTATTGCACGCCGGCGAACCGGGCGAAGTGGGGTTGCTGGCGCAGGGCGTCGTTCACTATCCGCTGTGGACTCCGAACGGTCAGCGGCTCGCTTTCATCGCGAACACCGGCAGTGAGCTGAGCCTCTTTATGGACGACCTGCGGGACGACCCGACAGCAAATCATCTATTGGACGATGGGCCGCTGTGGATGTCCTGGTCTGCTGATTCTTCCACGCTTGCAGTGCATCGCGGTGTAGAACACTTCGCCGTTTCTTGCGAGGAAGATTGCACCGCACAGCAATTGCAATTGCGTGAATCAGGCTATCGTGTGCCAGCACTGCATCCCATTGACGGCTCGCTGACTATACGCTCGCAGCCAGCGGTACGGCAGGCGAGCGTGTCCAGCGTGCGAATGGACGGCGCACGAGTGCAGGCGATAACGCCACTGCGCAGCGTAGAAGGGGAGACGGCATTCCTTTGGTCGTCAACGGGCAGACACCTTGCGATTGCCGAAGCATCGCAATATCTGATGTACCGTGATACAGTGCTGCCCGTGTACGAAAGTCTAGCCGTCGTGCCAATCGGCACATCGGCAAGCGTGATCGAGTTAGACGTGCCGGTTTTGGCATTCTTCTGGTCGCCTGACGGCACGAAAATCGCGTTCGTCACGCTGTCCAACAGGCAGGGCGCACTAAGCTGGGCGCTTTACGATGCTCATAGCGGCGAGAGCACGCTGCTGGTAGATTTCGCACCATCCGGCGAGCAGGTGACGATGTTCCAGTTTTTCGACCAGTATGCCTACTCGCATTCGCTGTGGTCGCCGGACAGCCGCAGCATCGTGTTCGCCGGCGACCTGTTGACCGACTCAGTTACGGCATCAATGGGCGCGCATCCTGGGCACTCGTCGTTCCACATCGTGGTGGTGGATGTGGAGCCGGTCGCGGAGGCGCATGTGGTCGGGGAAGGCATAATGGGCTTCTGGTCGCCGCGCTGAAACTCGGTTGTTGCCTGCGCCCTGTTATCCCTCTACCCTGATTGGGGGAAGGCTAGGAGCTGGGAAGAGGGCAATATCACTTGGCGTCAACCTCGCCTTGTGCGATGCCTGTCGGCGGAATCAATCAGGATGGTTACTGGTCCGTCGTTGTGGATTGACACTTCCATGTGCGTTTGAAATCTGCCTGTTTGCACCTTCAGTCCGGTCTGCTCGAACAGGCGCAGTGTGCGGTTGAACAGGTCGGAGGCAGGCTCCGGTGGCATGGCATGACTGAAGCTGGGGCGTCGTCCGCGCCGTGTGTCGCCGTATAGGGTGAACTGGCTTATGACGAGCAATTCCGCGGATGTGTCGAGCGCTGATAGGTCGAACTTGCCGTCGTCGTCGCTGAATATGCGAAGATTGGTGGTCTTTCCGACGATATAGGCGGCATCTTCCTCGTCGTCGTCTTCGTGGATGCCGATGAGAACGACTAAGCCCGCGCCAATGCTGCCGGTGATCTCGTTGTCAACGGTGACGGACGCATGTGAGACACGCTGGATGACGGCGCGCAATGGTGGGACTACTCTTCCGAGCTAGAAGATGCGGAACTCGCCTTGGATGTCGAACCTGAGGAAGAGTCTTCGCTGCCGGAGTTTTCAGACGAGCCGTTGCGACTGGTGGTGTTGGTGTAGCTGCTGCCCTTGCCGTAGTCGTTCACATAAAAGCCGCTGCCCTTGAAGACTATGGGCACGGCTACGAACTGGCGGCTGGCTTGGCTGTCACATATAGGGCAGTTCGCCACGGGATCGTCATAGAAACTCTGGCGTTCCTCAAAACGATGGCCGCAACTGTTGCACTTGTAGTCGTAAGCAGGCAATACAGACACTCCTATCCAATCCGATTTTAGCAGCAGCGCACCGCAACTGACAGCATTATTAATGTAGCACTACGCCGTTTTAGTGTCAAATTGCGAGCGGCTTGTGCTTCGTGAATTTTCCAGTTGTAGTGTCAGGATGATTCGCGTTCCATTTGTCGTTTCTCGCCCTCAGGGGGAAGGTTGAGAAGGGGGCAATGGTATAGGCAATTCGCAAGTCCCAAGTGTGCTGTGCAGTAAGATTTGCTTACAACCTGTCTTCCAGTCCGCGTCGCCATTTTGCATCTATCTCCGACAAGGGCAATTCAATCGCGCCGGCAATCGTAAACGAATCCGGCGCGACTGCGCCCAACTCGCAGAACGGCACGCCTTCTTCCGCGCAGACTGCCGCGAATGAATCTAGCCTGTCCGGTGGGAGCGACACGACTATCCGGGACTGCGCTTCTCCAAATAGCGTGACATCCCAGCGCGCGCCAGGCTCCGCCAGCGTCATGCCTAGCGCCGTTTCCGCGCCGCAATCCATGCCCAACCCGCCTTCGATGCAGGATTCGGCTAGCGCGACTGCCAAGCCGCCTTCAGAGCAGTCGTGTGCTGAGCCGATTACACCTGTCGTTGCTAGTCTGCGGCAGGCGCGCTGCAACGCTGCTTCGGCTTCGATTTCAAGCGCGGGCTGCCCTGCTACCACGCCATGCATGACTTCGAGGTATTCGCTGCCCACTAGCGTGGATGGGTCGGCGTGGATGTCCGATGCGCCTAGCAGTGCGATGATGTCTCCAGCCTGCCGGAAACCCATGCCCACATTGGCGCGCGCGTCGTCTAGCAAGCCCAGGCAGCCGATGATCGGTGTCGGGTATATGCCCACGCCCTGCGTCTCGTTGTACAGGCTGACGTTGCCGCTGATGACGGGCACATCCAGCGCGCGGCACGCTTCCGCCATGCCCAGGATGCATTGCTCCAGCTGGTAGTATGTCTCCGGCTTTTCAGGGTTGCCGAAGTTTAGGCAATCGGTGAGGGCAATCGGTGTCGCGCCGGTGCAGGATACATTGC
Encoded here:
- a CDS encoding zinc ribbon domain-containing protein, whose translation is MPAYDYKCNSCGHRFEERQSFYDDPVANCPICDSQASRQFVAVPIVFKGSGFYVNDYGKGSSYTNTTSRNGSSENSGSEDSSSGSTSKASSASSSSEE
- the miaB gene encoding tRNA (N6-isopentenyl adenosine(37)-C2)-methylthiotransferase MiaB gives rise to the protein MDGYYIWTVGCQMNKADSERLESALGQMGLEPRQSPKEADVIVLNSCVVRQSAEDRVVGMMTSLKPLKHRKQDKVLALMGCMVGPNTDDLQKRFPYVDVFMQPQQFQPLIDLLGERMDLDTDGCIGPLVARPDVATYIPIIHGCDKFCTFCIIPYRRGREVSRPVAEIVLESEMLVKRGVKEVTLLGQNVDSYGHDLPEDNDLGDLLGAVNDVSGIERVRFLTSHPNDMSDHIIDSVAGLDKVCEHINLPFQAGDDKVLADMRRGYTNDEYRRLIDKIRERIPNVSLSTDVIVGFCGESDAQFDETLSLIEDIKFDKVHAAAYSNRPGTIAERKLVDDVPQDEKKLRLKAIEILQERIATEINAELLGRRFDVLVEGRKRGKWFGRNRNDKLVFINDGDTYSDLAGKTVNVKIDKTAPWSLQGTIAH
- the nadC gene encoding carboxylating nicotinate-nucleotide diphosphorylase, with translation MTLETEALIDRALSEDLSIGDPTTDILIPPDMQGRASFVAKEDGVLAGLDIALAVFRRFDRSLAVTANVSDGERLSSGDLIATVDGRMNPLLKAERTSLNFIRRLSGIATETSAYVREVYGYDVRIVDTRKTTPGLRALEKYAVRVGGGYNHRQNLGDGILIKDNHIAALRDLGMNLGDVVRKANSEKSHTINVEVEVEDLAQVEEALDAGAKILLLDNMAPEDMALAVRMSEGRAVTEASGNITLRTVRAAAASGVDLISVGALTHSAKDLDISLDFAS
- the moaD gene encoding molybdopterin converting factor subunit 1, encoding MERVPSAGGRALLVRVKLFASYKEKAGTADIEMSLPTGATVSDAASELLRLHPAIAGDKSRLMIAVNEEYQEHDYPLSENDEVAFIPPVSGGALP
- a CDS encoding D-tyrosyl-tRNA(Tyr) deacylase, giving the protein MRAVIQRVSHASVTVDNEITGSIGAGLVVLIGIHEDDDEEDAAYIVGKTTNLRIFSDDDGKFDLSALDTSAELLVISQFTLYGDTRRGRRPSFSHAMPPEPASDLFNRTLRLFEQTGLKVQTGRFQTHMEVSIHNDGPVTILIDSADRHRTRRG
- a CDS encoding molybdenum cofactor biosynthesis protein MoaE produces the protein MITITNETLCPDAITDSVKSDSNGAVVTFLGSTRDSTAARKVQYLEYEAYRPMADNQLARIIDEIRERWGISHVAIAHRLGRIEIGDLSLVVAIASPHRKEAFEASAYAIDRIKQIVPIWKKEFFEGGEVWVGSQEDEVAKQADAVAASG
- the nadA gene encoding quinolinate synthase NadA, whose protein sequence is MVVKQRIPTIPITEIEQSAFCQTDDELQAKTLEDEFSAGVRWQKLPVSYMRMSPDELDVRIADARAKLGDRAVILGHHYQRDEIIKYADYRGDSFNLSQFAATQKNAESIIFCGVHFMAETADILSAPYQRVILPNLTAGCSMADMARIDDVLDCWDDLYDELGDDGDIIPITYMNSTAAIKAHCGRNGGIVCTSSNAPATFEWALERGSRILFLPDQHLGRNTGLKMGIGLDEMVVWNPFKPLGGNTVEDLRGARLILWQGHCSVHTRFTVQQIEQARATHPDVHVVVHPECTMDVVQAADSNGSTEYIKRTVADAAPGSVIGIGTEISMVNRLAAENPDKTIFCLDSVVCPCSTMYRIHPAYLSWVLDGLNEGVVVNQISVDDDTAEQARISLDRMLSVV
- a CDS encoding 3-oxoacyl-ACP reductase FabG, translated to MSMTLDGKVALITGSGRNIGRATALELARRGANVVVNARSNRAEADGVVAEIEALGGSAIAAIADVGVKEEVDAMVGDALATFGRVDILINNAGLRAADSITDMTLEQWRAVMAVNLDGPFFCSQAVIPGMMERGWGRIINVSGLNAFKGRAEWAHVCASKMGALGLTRALAEELAEHGILVNHIVPGAFDTTPPPGNANPFAGPPATRAVGIPVGRLGFPQEIATTCAFLASDDASFITGQTIHVNGGALAY